A window from Argopecten irradians isolate NY chromosome 3, Ai_NY, whole genome shotgun sequence encodes these proteins:
- the LOC138319764 gene encoding solute carrier family 25 member 45-like: MADDSFHSILAGAVGDSVTFPSFYSNVITDYVCWFAGVAVVLVGFPFDTVKVLQQTHPHLRLPEILRTVYRNQLSNGFLRGLSWPLCTVPFTNAVFFGVNNTALQQSGQGSSQDDVGWRRRFIAGCIGSFVETTFVIPIDYVKVILQSQAAASKWQQHVNFDQPRYFRGPVAVGMHVHEVSGLVGFYKGASLMFCREVPFGGLFMVNFDQIKRFLQDRGLSDSRGLVADSLGGGIAGCINWGLGMPIDVIKSRYQGDMVGKYRSMTDCVYQSYRTEGLRVFFRGTLVTFLRAFPVNAANTCIVFQTLKLLESRNDR, encoded by the exons ATGGCGGACGATTCCTTCCATAGCATTCTAGCCGGGGCTGTTGGAG ACAGTGTAACATTTCCATCTTTCTACAGTAACGTTATAACAGATTATGTTTGTTGGTTTGCAGGTGTAGCCGTTGTACTTGTTGGCTTCCCGTTTGACACAGTCAAG gtCCTCCAGCAGACCCATCCACACCTCCGACTTCCGGAGATCCTTAGAACAGTCTACAGAAATCAACTG TCAAACGGGTTTCTGAGAGGTCTTTCCTGGCCTCTTTGTACGGTCCCCTTCACAAACGCTGTGTTCTTTGGAGTAAACAACACAGCGTTGCAACAGTCAGGTCAAGGCAGTAGCCAAGACGACGTTGGTTGGAGGCGCCGTTTCATTGCTGGATGTATAGGAAGTTTTGTGGAAACGACGTTTGTCATTCCCATCGATTACGTCAAAGTCATTCTTCAATCGCAAGCAGCAGCTTCGAAATGGCAACAACACGTTAATT TTGATCAACCAAGATACTTCCGTGGTCCTGTGGCGGTTGGAATGCACGTGCATGAAGTGAGCGGCCTTGTTGGATTTTACAAAGGCGCATCGCTGATGTTCTGTCGTGAAGTCCCTTTTGGGGGACTATTTATGGTCAACTTTGATCAGATAAAACGTTTTCTCCAAGATCGAGGTTTGTCCGACTCGAGAGGTCTAGTGGCCGATAGTCTCGGGGGAGGAATTGCCGGCTGTATAAATTGGGGTTTGGGAATGCCGATTGACGTCATCAAAAGTCGGTACCAAGGTGACATGGTCGGCAAATATAGGAGTATGACGGACTGTGTGTACCAAAGCTACAGGACCGAGGGGTTACGGGTGTTTTTCAGGGGAACACTCGTGACGTTTCTACGGGCATTTCCTGTTAATGCTGCAAACACATGTATTGTTTTTCAGACGTTGAAACTACTAGAAAGCAGAAATGATAGGTAA
- the LOC138319230 gene encoding solute carrier family 25 member 45-like gives MPSHLINDYIAGAIGGSAGLLVGHPFDTTKVKLQTQHGSQQKGTMAMASNIFKQGWTAGFFRGLSWPLMSYGVVNSVLFGVYGNTLKFLDKDKDTKKSSYLNIYLAGCVGGAAQLIPVIPTDYVKVVLQSQISQGGQNTTAKNTRNSPYFKGPVQCARHVYNTEGLAGLYKGGGAMFWREVPSYGLFLLIYESFSEALKSKGWTDSKGFIADFIAGGCAGSMTWFSIMPIDVIKSRYQADLVGQYKGPIDCAIQSYKADGLRVFYRGSIVTCVRAFPVNAVTFVVYSQVLQYLDNR, from the exons ATGCCCAGCCACCTTATAAACGACTACATAGCAGGAGCCATTGGAG GTTCGGCTGGCCTACTGGTGGGGCATCCCTTTGACACGACAAAG GTAAAACTTCAGACACAGCATGGCAGTCAGCAGAAAGGAACCATGGCAATGGCCTCCAACATATTCAAACAAGGCTGG ACTGCTGGTTTCTTCCGAGGACTTTCCTGGCCTCTGATGTCATACGGAGTGGTTAATTCGGTCCTGTTCGGGGTGTACGGGAATACCCTTAAGTTCCTGGACAAGGACAAAGACACGAAGAAATCTTCTTACCTCAATATTTACCTGGCGGGATGTGTAGGGGGCGCTGCACAGTTAATCCCCGTCATACCTACTGATTACGTCAAGGTTGTTCTACAGTCTCAGATTTCCCAGGGTGGTCAAAACACAACAG CCAAGAATACCAGGAACAGTCCTTACTTCAAGGGACCAGTGCAGTGTGCCAGACATGTATATAACACTGAAGGTTTGGCGGGATTATACAAGGGCGGTGGGGCCATGTTCTGGCGGGAAGTTCCGTCTTACGGACTCTTTCTGCTTATCTACGAATCCTTCAGCGAGGCTCTAAAGTCTAAAGGATGGACGGACTCCAAAGGTTTCATAGCTGATTTTATAGCAGGAGGTTGTGCTGGCAGTATGACCTGGTTTTCTATAATGCCAATAGATGTTATAAAGAGTCGTTATCAAGCTGATCTAGTCGGTCAGTACAAGGGACCAATTGATTGTGCAATCCAAAGCTATAAAGCAGATGGACTCCGAGTGTTCTATAGAGGTAGCATTGTGACATGCGTACGGGCGTTTCCGGTAAACGCCGTGACGTTTGTGGTATACTCACAGGTCCTACAATATCTAGACAATAGGTGA
- the LOC138319231 gene encoding solute carrier family 25 member 45-like, with translation MTKRAMDHYVAGALGGTAGYFVGYPLDTIKVQLQTQSKESRGLLAALSNTWKQGLTGGFYRGMSWPLFSTGFTTSIFYGVYGNTLTFLEPDKSKQKSAYGKIVLAGSVAGFTQGFPVIPIDYIKVVLQSQISTLCEKSTNIAKGSSVNHDNIHYFHGPSDCARSVVRTSGVAGLFKGATATMPREIILFANYGLIYELISNSIKQRKWTDSKGLFADFIGGGFAGSISWIFVIPFDVIKSRFQADFQGKYSSTVDCAIQSYRAEGMGVFYKGCLVTCVRAFPVCAVSFMVYAQVTQWLRIRQ, from the exons ATGACAAAGAGAGCTATGGACCACTATGTGGCGGGGGCACTAGGAG GAACTGCCGGTTACTTCGTGGGATACCCGTTGGATACTATAAAG GTTCAGCTACAGACACAAAGTAAAGAAAGTCGGGGACTACTGGCGGCTCTGTCCAACACCTGGAAACAAGGTCTA ACAGGGGGGTTTTACCGGGGGATGTCCTGGCCTCTATTCTCTACCGGATTCACCACATCAATCTTTTATGGTGTCTACGGCAACACATTGACGTTTCTAGAGCCAGACAAGTCCAAGCAGAAGTCAGCGTATGGCAAAATTGTCCTTGCTGGAAGTGTAGCCGGTTTCACCCAGGGATTTCCGGTGATTCCTATTGATTATATCAAAGTCGTTCTACAGTCTCAGATCTCAACTCTATGTGAAAAATCTACAAACATAGCTAAAG GTTCCTCTGTCAATCATGATAACATCCACTACTTCCATGGTCCATCAGATTGCGCGCGCAGCGTAGTAAGGACAAGTGGTGTGGCGGGACTTTTCAAGGGAGCTACAGCAACGATGCCTCGTGAAATTATTCTCTTTGCTAATTACGGTTTGATATATGAATTAATAAGCAACTCAATCAAACAGAGGAAATGGACAGATTCGAAGGGATTGTTTGCTGATTTCATCGGTGGCGGTTTTGCCGGAAGTATATCATGGATTTTTGTAATACCATTTGATGTTATAAAAAGTCGTTTCCAGGCAGACTTCCAGGGTAAATATTCCAGTACTGTTGATTGCGCTATACAAAGTTATCGAGCAGAAGGAATGGGCGTTTTCTACAAAGGATGTTTGGTGACATGCGTACGAGCATTTCCAGTATGTGCAGTATCCTTTATGGTATACGCCCAGGTGACTCAGTGGCTAAGGATTCGTCAATGA